From Coffea arabica cultivar ET-39 chromosome 10e, Coffea Arabica ET-39 HiFi, whole genome shotgun sequence, one genomic window encodes:
- the LOC113711077 gene encoding nitrate reductase [NADH] — protein MAASVKNRQFHHLEPALPRFRAGPNHRSDSPVGTFNFHPNKPTVNTVTSNVHVDYPSSDDEEESDENGYEDAIKKGKAELENSVLDARDEGTADNWIVRNPSMVRLTGKHPFNAEPPLTRLMHHGFITPVPLHYVRNHGPVPTATWDGWTVEVCGLVKRPMKFSMEQLVNEFPYREFPATLVCAGNRRKEQNMTKQTIGFNWGAAAVSTSVWRGVPLRAILKRCGIFSRKNGALNVCFEGAENLPGGGGSKYGTCVKKEVAMDASRDIILAYMQNGELLTPDHGFPVRMIIPGFIGGRMVKWLSRIIVTTQESDSYYHYKDNRVLPSHVDAELANSEAWWYKPEFIINELNINSVITTPCQDEILPINSWTTQRPYTLRGYAYSGGGKKVTRVEVTMDGGDTWHVCAVDHPEKPSKYGKYWCWCFWSLDVEVLDLLGAKEIAVRAWDESTNTQPEKLIWNVMGMMNNCWFRVKTNVCKPHKGEIGIAFEHPTQPGNQSGGWMAKEKHLEKSSDSNQTLKKSVSSPFMNTSTKTFSMSEVKKHNSADSAWIIVHGHVYDCTRFLKDHPGGSDSILINAGTDCTEEFEAIHSDKAKKLLEDFRIGELITSGYTSDSSTSSPNNTVHGASNASHLAPITEIAPARSIALISGQRIPCKLVSKTSISHDVRKFRFALPSEEQVLGLPIGKHIFVCATVDEKLCMRAYTPASGVEEVGYFELVVKIYFKGVHPRFPNGGVMSQYLDSLSLGSFLEIKGPLGHIEYKGKGNFLVHGKHKFAKKLAMLAGGTGITPIYQVMQAILKDSEDDTQMFVVYANRTEDDILLRDELDAWAEKYPERVKVWYVVEKSIKEGWNYGLGFVTESILREHVPLASETTLALACGPPPMIQFAINPNLEKMGYDIKDSLLIF, from the exons ATGGCGGCCTCTGTCAAAAACCGGCAGTTTCACCACCTTGAACCCGCATTACCACGATTCAGAGCCGGTCCAAACCACCGGTCTGATTCTCCTGTTGGAACCTTCAACTTCCATCCTAACAAACCTACTGTTAATACTGTCACTTCCAATGTTCACGTTGATTACCCCTCCAGCGACGACGAGGAAGAGAGTGATGAGAACGGGTACGAGGATGCAATCAAGAAGGGAAAAGCCGAGTTGGAAAACTCGGTTTTGGATGCAAGAGATGAAGGAACGGCTGATAATTGGATCGTACGCAATCCATCCATGGTTAGGCTGACCGGAAAACACCCGTTCAACGCCGAGCCACCGCTAACGAGGCTGATGCACCACGGGTTCATAACTCCGGTGCCATTGCATTACGTCCGGAACCACGGTCCAGTCCCTACGGCCACCTGGGATGGCTGGACTGTGGAGGTCTGTGGGCTGGTGAAACGGccaatgaaattttcaatggaaCAGTTGGTTAACGAGTTCCCATACAGGGAGTTTCCGGCTACGCTCGTCTGCGCCGGAAACAGGCGGAAAGAGCAAAACATGACGAAGCAGACGATTGGCTTCAACTGGGGTGCTGCTGCGGTTTCTACTTCGGTGTGGCGGGGAGTGCCTCTTCGTGCAATTCTGAAGCGTTGCGGCATTTTCAGCCGCAAGAATGGAGCGCTGAATGTTTGTTTTGAGGGCGCTGAGAACTTGCCCGGCGGAGGAGGATCGAAGTATGGAACCTGCGTCAAGAAGGAAGTTGCCATGGATGCATCCAGGGATATTATTCTGGCGTACATGCAAAATGGGGAGCTCTTGACTCCTGACCATGGATTTCCTGTTAGGATGATAATTCCAGGCTTCATTGGCGGGAGAATGGTGAAATGGCTTTCCAGGATCATTGTGACTACTCAAGAGTCTGATAGTTACTACCATTACAAGGATAACAGGGTCCTCCCTTCCCACGTTGATGCAGAACTTGCCAATTCCGAAG CGTGGTGGTATAAGCCTGAATTCATCATCAATGAGCTAAACATCAATTCGGTGATCACAACACCATGCCAGGACGAGATTTTGCCGATCAACTCGTGGACGACTCAGAGGCCTTACACGCTGAGGGGCTACGCTTATTCTG GTGGAGGAAAGAAGGTGACACGTGTGGAAGTGACAATGGACGGCGGAGACACGTGGCACGTTTGTGCCGTGGACCACCCTGAGAAGCCTTCCAAGTATGGCAAGTACTGGTGCTGGTGTTTCTGGTCTCTGGATGTTGAAGTCCTGGATCTGCTGGGTGCTAAAGAAATTGCAGTTCGAGCTTGGGATGAGAGCACGAACACGCAACCCGAAAAGCTCATTTGGAATGTCATG GGAATGATGAACAATTGTTGGTTCAGGGTGAAAACCAATGTGTGCAAACCACACAAAGGAGAAATCGGAATTGCATTTGAGCACCCAACGCAGCCTGGAAACCAATCTGGTGGATGGATGGCCAAGGAGAAACACCTCGAAAAATCTTCCGACTCGAATCAAACCCTGAAGAAAAGTGTCTCATCACCATTCATGAACACAAGTACAAAAACGTTCTCAATGTCTGAGGTTAAGAAGCACAACTCAGCAGACTCTGCATGGATAATTGTTCATGGCCATGTTTATGACTGCACTCGTTTCCTCAAAGACCATCCTGGAGGTTCCGATAGTATTCTTATCAATGCTGGCACAGATTGTACCGAAGAATTTGAAGCCATCCACTCTGATAAGGCTAAGAAACTCTTGGAAGATTTCAGGATTGGTGAGTTAATAACCTCAGGTTACACCTCAGATTCGTCGACTTCATCACCTAACAACACAGTCCATGGAGCTTCAAACGCCAGTCACTTGGCCCCGATCACTGAAATTGCCCCTGCAAGAAGCATTGCGCTAATTTCAGGCCAGAGAATCCCATGTAAACTTGTGTCCAAGACCTCAATCTCCCATGATGTGAGAAAGTTTCGATTTGCATTGCCCTCAGAAGAGCAAGTCCTAGGATTACCAATTGGGAAGCACATATTTGTATGTGCTACGGTTGATGAAAAGCTATGCATGCGAGCCTACACGCCTGCAAGCGGGGTAGAAGAAGTCGGGTATTTTGAGCTAGTGGTGAAGATATACTTCAAAGGGGTACACCCTAGATTTCCAAACGGAGGGGTTATGTCACAATACTTGGATTCACTTTCTCTGGGGTCATTTCTTGAAATTAAGGGTCCACTGGGTCACATTGAATACAAAGGGAAAGGCAACTTTTTGGTGCATGGCAAACACAAGTTTGCCAAAAAGTTGGCCATGCTTGCTGGTGGAACAGGAATTACACCTATATATCAAGTAATGCAAGCAATTTTGAAGGATTCTGAAGATGATACCCAGATGTTTGTTGTCTATGCCAATCGGACTGAGGATGATATCTTGCTTAGAGATGAGCTTGATGCATGGGCTGAAAAGTATCCTGAAAGAGTTAAAGTGTggtatgtagtggaaaaatccatCAAGGAAGGGTGGAACTACGGTCTAGGGTTTGTTACCGAGAGCATTTTAAGAGAACATGTTCCTCTAGCGTCAGAGACAACCCTAGCACTGGCTTGTGGCCCTCCTCCCATGATCCAGTTTGCAATAAATCCAAACTTGGAGAAAATGGGATATGATATAAAGGACTCTTTATTGATCTTTTGA